The following coding sequences lie in one Apium graveolens cultivar Ventura chromosome 3, ASM990537v1, whole genome shotgun sequence genomic window:
- the LOC141714396 gene encoding CENP-B homolog protein 2-like, protein MGSSVLTGRWCYKFLGGGAADTNTNGRRFPPPYSANDNPRSPRGLLLAGPGLKLLLDGDGGGVRCSYTYNINFVLQYTPMSSHHLKGVKKSAITDKIRSAICEYKKENPGVSQKDLQAWVHQKYDLDISQSTISNTLKRASEYLSDERKQSDVKKHKSAKYPELEKVLFEWFLQRQDKVNMSGEIIQEKGKELMKKMYGESNSDFSFSSGWLERFKARYGIKSYRRFGESGSVMMENIENALPGIQSKLDQFQLKDIYNMDETGLFYRLEADHSLATKHLEGRKKDKERITVVVCCNGDGSDKVPLWIIGKYANPRCFKNVNINNLNCVYRFNKKAWMTGLLFQEFVTWFDSKMNGRKVLLIVDNCPAHPKIVEGLRNIELFFLPPNTTSKIQPCDAGIIRAFKVHYQRRLYSSMLQSLEVNATNPEKVNILNAISFANMAWNIDVKTTTIANCFRHCKIRSEENDEQELGEINEGVEGLNEVISNLRYRNVMDVEHLLNYPNENDAVMESPTDEEIIESVMSTDEGTDPEPDDSNVIPSVSSKEAFQALTTLNNYLLQHEQNIPGVIFALHKVKDEINFGFGGKKKQATIDSYFNKN, encoded by the exons ATGGGTAGTAGCGTTCTTACTGGGAGATGGTGTTACAAGTTTCTGGGCGGTGGGGCTGCGGATACGAACACCAATGGTCGGAGGTTCCCCCCTCCTTATAGCGCCAATGATAATCCCAGATCACCCCGGGGCCTTCTCCTGGCCGGGCCCGGACTCAAACTCCTTTTGGACGGCGACGGTGGCGGTGTGCGGTGTAGCT ACACATACAATATCAACTTTGTTTTACAGTATACACCAATGTCTTCGCATCATCTAAAAGGAGTGAAAAAATCAGCAATCACAGATAAGATAAGGAGTGCTATTTGTGAATATAAAAAGGAGAATCCAGGTGTAAGCCAGAAAGATTTACAAGCATGGGTACATCAAAAATATGACTTAGATATCAGTCAATCAACTATATCAAACACACTCAAGAGAGCCTCGGAATACTTGTCCGACGAGAGGAAACAAAGTGATGTCAAAAAACACAAATCAGCAAAATATCCAGAGTTAGAGAAAGTTTTGTTTGAGTGGTTTCTTCAAAGGCAAGATAAAGTTAATATGTCTGGAGAAATCATTCAAGAAAAAGGAAAGGAGCTAATGAAGAAAATGTATGGGGAAAGTAATTCCGATTTTAGCTTTTCCAGTGGATGGTTAGAACGTTTCAAGGCAAGATATGGAATCAAATCTTATCGGCGTTTTGGTGAAAGTGGTTCAGTGATGATGGAGAACATTGAAAATGCATTGCCAGGCATCCAATCAAAATTGGATCAATTTCAGTTGAAAGATATTTATAACATGGATGAAACGGGATTATTCTATCGACTTGAAGCTGACCATTCACTAGCTACCAAACACCTAGAGGGCCGCAAAAAAGATAAAGAGAGAATCACTGTAGTTGTGTGTTGCAACGGTGATGGGTCTGACAAAGTTCCACTTTGGATCATTGGTAAGTACGCCAATCCTAGGTGCTTTAAAAATGTGAATATAAACAATCTTAATTGTGTGTATCGTTTTAACAAGAAGGCTTGGATGACTGGCTTGCTTTTTCAAGAATTTGTTACTTGGTTTGATAGTAAAATGAATGGCAGGAAGGTACTTTTGATTGTTGACAATTGTCCTGCTCATCCAAAAATAGTTGAAGGCTTGAGAAATATAGAGTTGTTCTTTCTACCTCCTAACACAACATCTAAGATTCAACCATGCGATGCTGGAATTATTCGAGCATTTAAAGTTCACTATCAGCGTCGTCTATATTCTAGCATGTTGCAAAGTCTTGAAGTTAATGCAACAAATCCTGAAAAAGTTAATATCTTGAATGCTATTAGTTTTGCTAACATGGCTTGGAATATTGATGTGAAAACAACCACAATTGCAAATTGTTTTCGGCATTGCAAGATTCGTTcagaagaaaatgatgaacaaGAACTTGGAGAAATAAATGAAGGTGTCGAAGGATTAAATGAAGTTATCTCTAATTTACGATATAGGAATGTGATGGATGTCGAGCATCTCTTAAACTATCCAAACGAGAATGATGCGGTTATGGAATCACCTACGGATGAAGAAATCATTGAGTCGGTAATGAGCACTGATGAAGGGACTGATCCTGAACCCGACGATAGCAATGTCATCCCAAGCGTGTCATCAAAGGAAGCATTTCAAGCACTCACCACTTTGAACAATTACTTGTTACAACACGAGCAAAACATACCAGGAGTTATTTTTGCTTTACATAAAGTCAAGGACGAGATTAATTTTGGCTTTGGTGGAAAGAAGAAACAAGCTACAATAGattcatattttaataagaattaa
- the LOC141714397 gene encoding uncharacterized protein LOC141714397 encodes MEASSPSFPCEDEQIVASALLLLSTPPLSISSSTSCYDNNMSLLLASSKSYDSSTSVMTIDEASSASFQPLRVVCKFPLSVPSREMKLKVVRKSRSKNLRISDCRKATSGKLATVSWGSETRSEASSCLSSTTSTSISSVQTCKTTVKKAVETPHLHRRADSIMNLLAHRGGISEIRIRQFLGDSPDTSKALRMLMKQAAVKRSGAGGRSDPYIYMIA; translated from the exons atgGAAGCATCATCACCATCATTTCCATGTGAAGATGAACAAATagtagcttcagctcttcttcTTCTCTCAACTCCTCCTCTTTCAATCTCTTCTTCTACTTCCTG CTACGATAACAACATGAGTTTACTTCTCGCTTCTTCGAAATCTTACGATTCGAGTACGAGTGTGATGACGATCGACGAAGCTTCTTCTGCAAGTTTCCAACCGCTTCGTGTTGTTTGCAAGTTTCCTCTCTCTGTTCCTTCTCGTGAGATGAAGCTTAAG GTTGTGAGAAAGAGCCGGTCTAAGAATTTACGAATTTCTGATTGCCGAAAAGCAACTTCAGGCAAGTTGGCTACAGTTTCATGGGGATCCGAGACAAGGAGTGAGGCCTCGTCGTGTTTGTCAAGTACCACCAGTACCTCAATTTCCTCTGTTCAGACCTGCAAAACTACAGTAAAAAAGGCGGTGGAAACACCTCACCTGCACAGACGCGCTGACTCCATCATGAATCTATTGGCTCATCGTGGTGGTATTTCTGAAATCAGGATTCGTCAGTTTCTTGGAGATAGTCCTGATACCAGCAAGGCCCTAAGAAT GTTAATGAAACAAGCTGCGGTGAAGAGGTCTGGAGCTGGAGGTCGATCTGACCCTTATATTTACATG ATAGCATGA
- the LOC141710803 gene encoding protein TEEBE-like, with the protein MASLLSLCRLLVFSLFLSFAFAANPPYLDGYLANGNFELGPKPSEMKKTAIIGKYSLPKWEISGLVEYVSGGPQPGGFYFAIPRGSHAARLGNEASISQLVSGLKPGSIYSLTFSATRTCAQDEILRVSVPGQSSDLPIQTLFSSDGGDTYAWAFKASSASEKVTFHNPGIQEDPTCGPLLDAVAIKEIPPLSYSRGNLVKNGGFEIGPHVFKNFSTGVLLLPKLQDLISPLPGWIVESLKPVKYIDSKHFSVPSGSAAIEIVGGRESAIAQIVRTVANKLYDLTFTIGDAKNGCQATMVIEAFAAKETVKAKFTSLGRGGFKAASLRFQAISDRTRITFFSAYYHTKTSDWGHICGPVLDNVRVWPARV; encoded by the exons ATGGCTTCTTTACTCTCACTTTGTCGTCTCCTGGTATTCTCCCTCTTCCTCAGCTTTGCATTTGCAGCTAATCCTCCGTATCTTGATG GATATCTTGCAAATGGCAACTTTGAGCTTGGACCAAAGCCATCAGAGATGAAGAAAACAGCAATCATAGGGAAGTACTCCCTGCCTAAATGGGAAATCAGTGGCTTAGTTGAGTATGTCTCTGGCGGACCACAGCCAGGTGGCTTCTACTTTGCAATCCCTCGTGGATCGCATGCAGCCCGACTAGGAAATGAAGCTTCGATATCTCAACTTGTGTCTGGTCTGAAGCCAGGATCCATATACTCACTCACATTTTCAGCCACCAGAACTTGTGCTCAAGATGAGATCCTGAGGGTCTCAGTCCCTGGTCAATCAAGTGACCTCCCGATTCAGACCCTTTTCAGCAGTGATGGAGGGGACACTTATGCTTGGGCTTTTAAGGCTTCTTCTGCTAGTGAAAAAGTCACCTTCCACAACCCTGGTATTCAAGAAGATCCCACTTGTGGCCCTCTCTTGGATGCTGTTGCAATCAAGGAGATACCCCCTCTCTCGTATAGCAGAG GTAATTTGGTGAAAAACGGTGGCTTTGAGATCGGTCCACATGTGTTCAAGAACTTCTCAACAGGGGTTCTTCTCCTTCCAAAGCTGCAAGATCTGATATCACCACTTCCCGGGTGGATAGTTGAATCCTTGAAACCAGTCAAGTATATTGATTCAAAGCATTTTTCAGTTCCATCAGGAAGTGCTGCAATTGAAATAGTTGGAGGAAGAGAAAGTGCCATTGCACAAATTGTAAGGACAGTGGCTAACAAGCTCTATGACCTAACCTTCACAATTGGAGATGCAAAGAATGGTTGCCAGGCAACAATGGTAATTGAAGCATTTGCAGCTAAAGAAACTGTGAAAGCTAAATTTACATCACTGGGAAGAGGAGGATTTAAAGCTGCTAGTCTGCGCTTCCAGGCTATATCAGATAGAACAAGGATCACATTTTTTAGTGCATATTATCACACAAAGACTAGCGACTGGGGTCATATTTGTGGCCCTGTTCTGGACAATGTTAGAGTTTGGCCTGCTAGAGTATAA